Sequence from the Methanobrevibacter arboriphilus genome:
CAGAACCAGAAATCATTCATGAAGTAAGACAAGCTACAATGAAAGTAGCTAGGAAGCTTCAAAAATATTTAAGAGCTAAAAAAGCAGCTAAAGAAGAAGCAATGAGGTCTAAAATATTTGAAGATTATGTTCCTGTTATCATTAGAGAATCTGCTAAACTTGCTGAAACTGATGTTCCTGAATTTCAAGAGGTTTTAGCTAAAGTAACAAGAAGATCGCTTGCAGAACTCTTAGGTGAAAATCCTGATAAGGCTGAAGAAGAGGTTGAAGTGGAATTTGCATCTGATCTTGATGATGCTATTGAAAATGATGATAATAAACCAGAAGAAACATTAGAAAATATGGAATAATTTTAAGGTAAGGTATTATTTATGTCTGAAGTTAAAGATAATAAAAATTTATCAAGAAAAGAAGTTTCTTATAATAAGCTTAAAGGATTAGGTGAAGAGATTATTGAAGATGTTATTAAAAAAGATATTCCTTCTTTAAAAGTTCCATCTCGTGGTACATCTAATATTGTTTATGATGATGCTAAGCGTTATTTTGTTCTAGGAGATAGGTATGGTAAAAGATCTCTTGGAAATGTGAAACAAATTAAAAAAATTGGGCAAATGGTTCAAGTAGCTAATTTCTGTAAAGATCTTGTTCAAAGAGAAAAAACAGCTACTTTAAGGGAGATGTATTATGTTAGTGAAGGTTGGGATATTGGTTTTGATAACCAGCAAGAATCTAATATTGTTGGAGAAGACATTGAAGTAACTTTAGGAATGAGCCGTGAAGATTTAGGTTTAATGCCAGAGGAAGATGGGGCATCTGTTTATGGAAATATTACTCTTAAAGAAGGAGATGTTGAGATTGATGCTTTAAAATCAGGTAAATCTGGATATACAATTTCTCCTACTATTGATGAAGTAGAATTTCTTGATCATGATGTTGAAAGAGTCATCGCTGTTGAGACTATGGGGATGTTTCATAGGATGGTTCAAGAAGAAGCTTATAAAAAATTCAATACCTTGATTGTTGGGCTTAAAGGACAAGCTGCAAGAGCTACAAGAAGATTTTTAAAGAGGGTTAATGAAGAATTAAATCTCCCAGTTTATGTTTGTAACGACGGAGACCCTTGGGGTTTTCACATAGCTATGGTTATTATATCTGGAAGTGCTAAACTTGCACATGTTAATCATGATTTAGCTACTCCTAATGCTAAATTTTTAGGAGTTACAGCTAGTGACATTGTTAACTATGAACTTCCAACCGATCCTTTAAAGGATATTGATGTTTTAAGATTGAAAGAGTTAGCTAATGATCCGAGATATAGAGATCCAACTTGGCAAACTGAAATTAAAAAAATGCTTAAAATTGGTAAAAAAGCAGAACAGCAATCATTTTCCAAGTATGGTCTTGAATATGTTGTTGATACATATTTCCCTGAGAAGTTGGAGTTATTAAGTTAATTTAACTTTTAATTTAATTTTTTGTTCTTTTTTATTTTATTCTTTTTATTCTTTTCTATTCTTTTTTTATATTTCTTATTTTTTGTTCTAAATTGCTCTTTTTCTAATATATCCTTTTTATTCCATATTTTTTTATCTATTTAAGCTTTTTTAATTCTATTTTTTTTCAATTCTTTTTAATATTCTTTTATTTTTAATTTAAGGCAGCTATTGTTGTTTGTTTTTTGATAGTAATATTTATATAGGAGTATTTTTATATTTATATATCTGAATATATAGTGAGTGTTCACATTGTATTTATTTATATTTTTATTGTAGATGAAAGGTATTAATTTTTATTGGAGATGAAAGGTATTATATTTAGGAATAATTTTTTTGTTTCGTTTGTGCTAGTATTAGCTTTTTTATTATTGTTGGGTTTGTCTAGTGTTAGTGCGGATGAGTATTATTTTAGTAGTGGTAATATTACAAATGCGAGTTTGCAGGGTGTTATTGATAATAATACTCCTGATGAAGTGATTATTAATCTTGATGATGGTGAGTATTCTTTGGGTCAGATTAATGTTACTCGTAATGCTACTATACAAGGTAATAGTAGTGGTAATGTTAAAATAGCTGGGTCTGGTATTTTGTTTAATATCACATCATCTAATGTTAAGATTATTAATTTAACTATTACTGGTTATACTAGTGCTATTGTTGGTAATAGTGGTGATTTGACTGTTATTGGTAATAATGTTACTACTAGTGGTGTTAGTATTAGTATTAGTGGTTCTGGTGGTAATTTATCGAATATTGTTATTGAGGATAATGTTATTGTTTCTTCTGTTAGTAATGGTAATTATGGTGCTGTTTTTGTTAATGGTAATGGTATGGCTGTTTCTTTTGTTTCTTTTATTAATAATAGTATACGTGGTAATGGTACTAGTAATTCTAATGGTGTTCGTATTAATTCACGTGGTATTAATAATTTGACTTTTGATGGAAACAACATCACAAGAACATCAGGCACTGGTATTACTCTGTCTGTACACAGCAGCAACAACACCAATATAACCTTCGCCAACAACATCATCACGGGAGGACCAAGCCATAGTATTGGTCTGGAGGCAGACAGCAGCAACAACACCAATATAACCTTCACCAACAACAACATCACAGGAGGAGATTATGGTGTTTATATGCATGCAGACAAAAAAAGCAAAAACAATAATATAACCTTCGCCAACAACAACATCACAGGAAGAGAAACTTATCTGGAGCTATCCAACAGCAGCAACACCAATATAATCTTCACTGACAATAACATCACAGCAACATACGGCTATGGTGTTTCTCTGTCTGTACACAGCAGCAGCAACACCAATATAACCTTCACTGACAATAACATCACAGGAACATCAGGCAGTGGTGTTTATCTGGTTGCATACAGAAGCAACAACACCAATATAATCTGCACTGACAATAACATCACAGGAACATCAGGCAATGGTCTTTCTCTGGAGGCATACACAAACAACAACACCAATATAATCTTCGCCAACAACAACATCACAGGAGGGGGTCATGGTGTGTATATTTCCTTTAATAGTTATCAGGGTGATCTGGGTGGTAATAATACTAATGTTAGTGGTTTTATGTTTTTGAATAATACTATAAATGCTACTGGTGGTAGTGGTTTTTATTTTGTGGATACTACTTTTAATCAGAGGCCTAAGAAGGTTGTTGATTTTATTATCAGAGGTAATACTATTTTTGCTAGTAATACTGTTTTGGGTTTTGATAGTTCTGCAGATTCTAGTCCTACTAATTTTTCATTGTTTGATGTTATTGTTGAGTATAATCGTATATTGTCTCCTGTTGGTGTGAATTTTAATGGTTCTTATAGTAATAGTAGTTTTGATTATAATTGGTGGGGTGATAATTCTCCTCCTTCTGGTGTTACTGTTAATTATTATTTTGTTGTGAATGTTATAATTCAGTCATTGTTTGGTGGTCATGGTGTTTTTAATTATACTATTGGTTTGAATGATTCTGAAGCAAGCTTTGATGCTTCTCTTTTACCTGAATTTTTTGTTTATGGAAATTCATCATTGAATAATACTGTTGCTGATGCACGGAATAATAATAGTTTGGAATTGGATAGTGATACATCTTCTTTTGTTTTTAATTTTACTATTGATAATCAGACTTTTAGCTTTGTTTCTGATGTTTATGTTAATAATACTGGTGGAGATGATGATAATGTGGGAGATAGCTGGAATACTGCTGTAGCTACAATCAAAAGAGCTCTTGAACTTGTTGTTCCTGGTGGAACTATTCATATTGCTGGTACTGGTACTGATTATACTGGTGTGAATAATACTAATTTAATTATTAATAAACCTGTTAATATTGTTGGTGAGTATGGTAATGTTAAAATAGATGGGTCTGGTACTTTGTTTAATATCACTGCATCTAATGTTAAGATTATTAATTTAACTATTACTGGTTATACTAGTGCTATTGTTGGTAATAGTAGTGATTTGACTGTTACTGGTAATAATATTACTACTAGTGGTGTTAGTATTAGTATTAGTGGTTCTGGTGGTGATTTATCGAATATTGTTATTGAGGATAATTTTATTGTTTCTTCTGTTAGTAATATTGGTGCTGTTTTTGTTAATGGTAATGGTATGGCTATTTCTTTTGTTTCTTTTATTAATAATAGTATACGTGGTAATGGTATTATTAATTCTAGTGGTGTTCGTATTAATTCTAAGGGTATTAGTAATTTGATTTTTGATGGAAACAACATCACAGGAAAATCACGAGGTGTTTATCTGGTTGCATACAGCAGCAACAACACCAATATAACCTTCGCCAACAACAACATTACTGGAGTTAGTTATGGTGTGTATGTTTATTCTTATGATGGTAATGTTAGTGGTGTTTTGTTTTTGAATAATACTATAAATGCTACTGTTGGTAGTGGTTTTTATTTTGTTAATGATGGTAGTAGTGCTATTAATGTGACTGATTTTGTTATCAGGGGTAATAATATTTTTGCTAGTAATGCTGGTTTGAATTTCAGTGGTCTTAAGACTGGTTCTCTTGTTAATGTTAATGTTGAGTATAATCGTATTATAGCTAATACTGGTGTGAATATGGCTGGTTTTGATAATGGTAGTAGTTTTGATTTTAATTGGTGGGGTGTTAATGATATAACTGACTTATTGTTAGGTGTTGATACGGTTAATCATTTTATTTTGAATGTTACTAATCTTACTAGTTTGGATGATCTTCGTTTTGGTGATAATGTTAGTTTTGCGTTTTTAGTGCTGAACACTAGTATGAATAATAGTGGTGTTGAGTATTTGCCTTATTTTGTGGTGAATTGTACTTATAACAATCAGAATTTTACTGTTGATAATTTTGGTAATTTTACTGGTAATTGGACTATGTCTAGCGGGACTCAAGTAGTTGCTGCAACTTTAGATAGTCAATATGCAGTTCTAGCATTTAATACTAATTCTAGTATCATTGTTTCTGATGTTAGTATTGGTGATACAGTTGTTATTAGTGGTCAATTAAGTAATTATACTGGTGATGGTTCTGATTCTTTAACTGTTATTGTTGATAGAAATACTCACTCAGTTAGTATTAATAGTACTGGTGGTTGGAATTTATCTTATTTGACTAATCTTATAGGTAATATCACTGTGACTGTTAGTTTTAATGGTAATGAGAGTTACACAGCATTTACTAACACTACAAGTTTTGTTGTTGTTAGGTTAGCTAGTAATTCATCTATAAACATTCCAGAAAATATTAAGGTTAGTCAAACAGTTTTAATTTCTGGTGTTTTAAATGATAAAAATAGCATTCCGATAGCTGATGCTAATTTAGAAGTTATTGTTGGTGGTGAGTCTTTTAATGTGACTACTGATTCTGTTGGTGTTTGGAGTTTAAATTTCACTCCAGAACGTGTTGGTGTCTTTAATTTATTCCTTGTTTATTTGGGTGATGATTGGTATGCTGGTTTTGTTGAAAATAAGGCTTTTAATGTTAGTAAGTTAACTACTAATTCTACTATAGTGGTTCCAGATGGTGTTCATGTTGGTGATACTGCTGTTATTACTGGTCAATTAGCTAATTATACTGTGATTGGTTTTGTTAATGTTACTGTTGATGGTAAATCGTATACTGTTGTTGTGGATTCTACTGGTGGTAATTGGACTGTAAATCATTTGACTAATCATACAGGAGTTTATAATATGACAGTTTCTTATACTGAGTCTGATACTAGTAATTATACAAGTTTCACTAACACTACAAGTTTTAATGTGTTGAAAAATAGTACTAATTCTAGTATTAGTGTTGTTGATGTTCAAGTTGGAACTAATGCTACTATTACTGGTGTTTTAGCTAATTTCACTGTGATTGGTTTTGTTAATGTTACTGTTGATGGTATATTTTATAGTAATGTTGTTGTGGATTCTACTGGTGGTAATTGGTCTGTGAGTCATTTAACTAATCATACAGGAACTCATGATGTTATTGTTGGGTATATTGAATCTGATACTGGTAATTATACTGGTTTTAGTAATAGTACAAGTTTTGATGTTGTTAAATTAGCTAGTAATTCATCTATAAACATTCCAGGTAATATTAAGGTTAATCAAACTGTTTTAATTTCTGGTGTTTTAACTGATGAGAATGCTATTCCGATAGCTGATGCTAATTTAGAGGTTATTGTTGGTGGTGAGTCTTTTTATGTGACTACTGATTCTTTTGGTGGTTGGAGTTTAAATTTCACTCCTGAACATTCTGGTGTCTTTAATTTATTCCTTGTTTATTGGGGTGATGATTGGTATGTTGGTTTTGTTGAAAATATGGCTTTTAATGTTAGTAAATTAGCTACTACTTCCTCTATTGTTATTCCAAGTAATGTTAAAGTAGATAAATCGATTACTGTTTCTGGTGTTTTGACTAGTGGTGGTAAACCATTGGCTAATAGGGTTATTAGTGTTGTTGTTGAGGGTAAAACTTATAAAGTTATTACTAATGGTGATGGTGTTTGGAAACTGTCTTATACTCCTAAAAAGGCTGGTAAGTCTACTATGAAGGTTTCTTTTGCTGGTGGTGATGTTTTTGCTGGTTTTAATGTTAGTAAATCTTTTGATGTTATTGGGAAAGCTAAGATACAGATTGTTAAGATTACTAAGATTGCTAAGGTAGGTAAGTATAAAGGTTTTAATCTTTATAGTAAAACTTACACCATTAAAAATGTGGGATCTGCTGTAGGTTCTAAAGAGTATACTAAGTACTTTAAAAATTGGTATTTGGAAAAATTGTCTAAAAATAATGGAGTTAAGTATCAGTTTAGTGCTAAGTCTAGGATTTTAAAGGTTCAATTTAAGAATTTAGGTGTTGGAAAACAAGTTAAATTTAAAATATACGTAACATTCAAAAAAAGACAATAAAAAATTGTAATTCTTTTTTTCTCCCTTTATTTTTTTATTATTTTTTTTAATGGTTTAAATCAGTATATATTTTAGAAAATGAGGATATTATTCTTATTTTTATAAAAGCATTATTATATAATCATTTTCAAATATTTTAGTATAATATTTGATATTTAATAATGTATTTGCTTATTTTTATTAACTATAACTTTATTAAGGATATAAAATATACTTTTATTATTTAATCATTCTGTAAATTATTTATCCTAAATATTATAGGTTATTATTAATTTTACTATTTTTGAATTAAAATAGATATTTGCATTATTATATTTTATTAATATAGTGGATGTTTAATTTTATTTTTTTGTAGTTATATTATTAAAATAGGGATTTGCAGATGATTTTTAATGTATATAGTTTATTAAAATAAGTTGTTCCTATTCTTTTATTTTTATTCTTTTAT
This genomic interval carries:
- a CDS encoding DNA topoisomerase IV subunit A gives rise to the protein MSEVKDNKNLSRKEVSYNKLKGLGEEIIEDVIKKDIPSLKVPSRGTSNIVYDDAKRYFVLGDRYGKRSLGNVKQIKKIGQMVQVANFCKDLVQREKTATLREMYYVSEGWDIGFDNQQESNIVGEDIEVTLGMSREDLGLMPEEDGASVYGNITLKEGDVEIDALKSGKSGYTISPTIDEVEFLDHDVERVIAVETMGMFHRMVQEEAYKKFNTLIVGLKGQAARATRRFLKRVNEELNLPVYVCNDGDPWGFHIAMVIISGSAKLAHVNHDLATPNAKFLGVTASDIVNYELPTDPLKDIDVLRLKELANDPRYRDPTWQTEIKKMLKIGKKAEQQSFSKYGLEYVVDTYFPEKLELLS
- a CDS encoding beta strand repeat-containing protein is translated as MKGIIFRNNFFVSFVLVLAFLLLLGLSSVSADEYYFSSGNITNASLQGVIDNNTPDEVIINLDDGEYSLGQINVTRNATIQGNSSGNVKIAGSGILFNITSSNVKIINLTITGYTSAIVGNSGDLTVIGNNVTTSGVSISISGSGGNLSNIVIEDNVIVSSVSNGNYGAVFVNGNGMAVSFVSFINNSIRGNGTSNSNGVRINSRGINNLTFDGNNITRTSGTGITLSVHSSNNTNITFANNIITGGPSHSIGLEADSSNNTNITFTNNNITGGDYGVYMHADKKSKNNNITFANNNITGRETYLELSNSSNTNIIFTDNNITATYGYGVSLSVHSSSNTNITFTDNNITGTSGSGVYLVAYRSNNTNIICTDNNITGTSGNGLSLEAYTNNNTNIIFANNNITGGGHGVYISFNSYQGDLGGNNTNVSGFMFLNNTINATGGSGFYFVDTTFNQRPKKVVDFIIRGNTIFASNTVLGFDSSADSSPTNFSLFDVIVEYNRILSPVGVNFNGSYSNSSFDYNWWGDNSPPSGVTVNYYFVVNVIIQSLFGGHGVFNYTIGLNDSEASFDASLLPEFFVYGNSSLNNTVADARNNNSLELDSDTSSFVFNFTIDNQTFSFVSDVYVNNTGGDDDNVGDSWNTAVATIKRALELVVPGGTIHIAGTGTDYTGVNNTNLIINKPVNIVGEYGNVKIDGSGTLFNITASNVKIINLTITGYTSAIVGNSSDLTVTGNNITTSGVSISISGSGGDLSNIVIEDNFIVSSVSNIGAVFVNGNGMAISFVSFINNSIRGNGIINSSGVRINSKGISNLIFDGNNITGKSRGVYLVAYSSNNTNITFANNNITGVSYGVYVYSYDGNVSGVLFLNNTINATVGSGFYFVNDGSSAINVTDFVIRGNNIFASNAGLNFSGLKTGSLVNVNVEYNRIIANTGVNMAGFDNGSSFDFNWWGVNDITDLLLGVDTVNHFILNVTNLTSLDDLRFGDNVSFAFLVLNTSMNNSGVEYLPYFVVNCTYNNQNFTVDNFGNFTGNWTMSSGTQVVAATLDSQYAVLAFNTNSSIIVSDVSIGDTVVISGQLSNYTGDGSDSLTVIVDRNTHSVSINSTGGWNLSYLTNLIGNITVTVSFNGNESYTAFTNTTSFVVVRLASNSSINIPENIKVSQTVLISGVLNDKNSIPIADANLEVIVGGESFNVTTDSVGVWSLNFTPERVGVFNLFLVYLGDDWYAGFVENKAFNVSKLTTNSTIVVPDGVHVGDTAVITGQLANYTVIGFVNVTVDGKSYTVVVDSTGGNWTVNHLTNHTGVYNMTVSYTESDTSNYTSFTNTTSFNVLKNSTNSSISVVDVQVGTNATITGVLANFTVIGFVNVTVDGIFYSNVVVDSTGGNWSVSHLTNHTGTHDVIVGYIESDTGNYTGFSNSTSFDVVKLASNSSINIPGNIKVNQTVLISGVLTDENAIPIADANLEVIVGGESFYVTTDSFGGWSLNFTPEHSGVFNLFLVYWGDDWYVGFVENMAFNVSKLATTSSIVIPSNVKVDKSITVSGVLTSGGKPLANRVISVVVEGKTYKVITNGDGVWKLSYTPKKAGKSTMKVSFAGGDVFAGFNVSKSFDVIGKAKIQIVKITKIAKVGKYKGFNLYSKTYTIKNVGSAVGSKEYTKYFKNWYLEKLSKNNGVKYQFSAKSRILKVQFKNLGVGKQVKFKIYVTFKKRQ